TGTTGTACGAGGTCTCGCTGTCGGAGGCCGTGGATCGACAGATCCGGCAGTTCCTCGAAGCCGGCGAGCGTTCCCGCCGTGAGCGGGAGCGGCAGAAGGCCGCCGAACGGTTGCCCGAGTTCTGAGCCTAGCTTTGCTCGGCCCGTCCGGAGTATGAGGCGAAAATGGACTTCGACGACACGAGCGAGGAGGCCGCCTTCCGTTCCGAGGCGCGTGCCTGGCTCGAGAAGAACGCGACCCGCCTCGGGCCGCAACAGCGTCCGGCCACGATCCCGGAGTTCCGCAAGCGATCCGACGCCATCCTGCGGGCCAAAGAGTGGATGGCGTGCAAAGCCGATGGCCGGTGGGCCTGTCTCACTTGGCCCGAGGAGTTCGGGGGACGCGCGGCGAGCCGCATCCAGAACGTCATCTGGGAGCAGGAGGAGCTTCGGTTCCGCACGGCGCCGAATATGTTCACGATCGGGCAGGGGATGCTCGGTCCGACAATCATGGCGCACGGTACCGAGGAACAGAAGGCGCGCTACCTTGGCCCGATGCTTCGCGCAGACGAAGTGTGGTGTCAGCTCTTCAGTGAGCCGGCGGCCGGGTCGGATCTCGCCGGGCTCGCCACGCGCGCCGTTCGTTCGGGCGATGACTGGATCGTCAACGGGCAGAAGATCTGGACGAGCGGCGCGCAGTATTGCGACTTTGGGATGCTTCTCACGCGGACCAACCCGGACCACCCGAAGCACAAGGGCATCACCTACCTCATCGTGGACATGCGTTCGCCCGGAATCGAGGTCCGTCCGATCCGGCAGATGAGCGGTGCGAGCACGTTCAACGAGGTGTTCTTCACCGACTTGCGCGTGCCGGACGGGAACCGGATCGGCGAGGTGAACGAGGGATGGCGGGGAGCGCTGACCACGCTCATGAACGAACGCCAGACCCTCTCCGGCGGCGGCGTTGGGCCCGGATTTGCGGAGCTGCTGGAGCTGGCGCGCACGGTGCGGCGGGGCGGTCGGCCCGCCGTCGAGGACGCCGCCGTTCGCGCTCGACTTGCAGACATCTACGTTCGGCAGAAGGGGGTCCAGTACGCGCGCTACCGAAGCCTGTCCGCGCTGTCGCGTGGCGCGACGCCGGGCCCCGAGAGCTCGATCGGCAAGATCGTGAGTGCGCCGCTTCGCCAGGAGATGTCCGGGTTCGCACTCGAGCTCCTCGGCCCCGCCGGCGCCACCGTCAATGCACGGGAGGTGCCGCTCGGTGCGAGCTTCGCCGAGAGCTACCTGGCTTCCCCGGGCGGCCGCATCGCGGGCGGAACGGACGAGGTGCTGCGCAACATCGTGGCCGAGCGGGTCCTCGGGCTTCCCCCGGAGCCCCGCGTGGACAAGGGCGTACCGTTTTCGAAGATTCCGACCGGCTCCGACAGCTGAGGTTGCGCCGGGGCTACCGGCCGCGCCGCGCGCGTTGATCTTCGGCCATCGCCTGCTGCGGCGTCACGACCAGCGAGCTCTTCTCTTCTTCGACCTTCTTCGTCTCGCGGGCCCGGAGACCCAGCGCCAGGCTGCGGCGTGTGATCTCGGCGAGTACGGGTATCTCGAGGATCGGTTTGCCTTCGCGCGCGGCGATTCCCGCGGCGAGGGCGCTTCGGGCGTGTGCGTTTGCGCCGCGCTTCGCGAGGAGAAAGGCGCTCTCCTCGAGGCGGTCGGCGAAGCGGTTGCGGCGCGCCTCGTCGTCGAGCAGTTGGGAGATCGCGTCGTCGAACGCTTCGGCGACTCGCTCTTCTTGAGCGCTCGGGCTGACCACCAGCACGGAACTGCCCGTGTCGGAGAGCTTGCCGAGCGTGTCTTCCATCCATGGGAGCGGCAAGAGCCACGCACCGACTTCGGGCTCGGAAAGCAGCTCGGCCGAGGCTGTGAGGGCCGCCTCGTCGGCGGCGACGGTTGCCCGGTCGAGCAGGCTGTCGACGGCAGGCGGTGGTGCTGCGGTGGCCGCGTCGGGTGCGATGGTCTTGAGCACGCTCGGGACGTCGGGGTGACGGCCTCGTTCGGTCTTTTCGTGGGCGCGACGCAGAAGGTCGTGAACCCATTCCCACGGAGCGTCAGTGAGGCCGATGCCGCTGCGCTGCGCGATCTCCCGGTGGGCCTCGCGCAGGGCCTTTCGAGTCGTCTTCCCCGAGTGGAACTCGCGGATGCCGTGATCCTCGTCGATGACGGCCGAGAGCGAAGCCATCCCTCCACCGGTCCGACGTGCCATCCACACGAGCCGGGTGCCGGTGGGATCGATCGGGCTCAGCCAACCGAGTGGGGCATCTTCTTCGGGGCCGAGCAGGTCGCGCGCGCTGGGCGGGGCCTCGGTCGGTGTCTTCCAGTGGCCGCGCTGCTCGAGCTTGTAGAGAGCACGTTTGATCTCGCGACGGACGTCCTTGCTCGGCGTGGCGTCTTGGAGCTGATGGAGGATTCCACCGACTTCGTGGTCGTCGAGGCCGCCGACCTTTCCGACTACCCAGGCCTCGAACTCGGGCTCGGCGCCCCAGTTCTTCGCGAGCGTAGCGAGAACGGCTTTGGGCTCGGCGGGGTCGAGTCCCTTGGCGGCGAATTGTGCGGCGTCGGGAGCCGATGGCTCGCGGGTCTTCTTCTTGCGGCTCATGGCCGGAGGCTACCGACTCGAGGCGTCCTGCGGAAGCGCGTCGCCGCTGCCCGCTTCGGCGAGGGGCTCGAGAATCCGGAGGCGCACCCACCGCGGGTCCCACCATTCGATCGGGTCCACGTGCTGGCCGCGCACGAGGACGCTGAAGTGAAGATGGTCACCCGAGGCTAGCCCGGTCTGCCCACTGCGTCCCACGGGCTGTCCGGCGACGACGGAATCGCCGGGCTCGACGTTGGAGCTGCTCAGGTGGGCATACAGAGAGGAGAGGCCCAGGCCGTGGTCGATGAGAACCACGTTGCCGTAGATCCCGAGATCGATGGAGGCCGAGATGGTGCCGTCCTGCGCTGCGAGAATCGGGGTTTGCTTGACCGAAGCCAGGTCGTACCCGAGGTGATATTGGTGGTCGACGATGCGGTCGCCGTACAGATAACTCCGCCGCTCGGCGAAGCGTGAGCCGACTTTCGTACCGGGCTGCTGGCGGAAGGCGCCGCTCAGCGCGAACGCGGGGTTCGATTCTTTCGTGAGCTTTTTGAGTTCCTTCTCGCTCGCGCGTCGCATCACGCGGTTCACCGCGAGGAAGGCCTCGACCGGATCGTCAGGGATCGGCTTGTCGGACTCCTCCAGGAGGGGGCGCACGGTCGCGTCGATGAAGCCGTCGCTGACTCGGATTTCCTCCGAGGGAAAGGTCTTTGGGCGGACTTGAACAGGAAAAGAGACGACCCGTCCGTTGCCGGCGGCATCGGCCGCGATCACTTTGGGGACGACGCTCGCTTCCGCGTCGTGGGGCACGGCGTACAGCGCCACCCGGATGTTCTGGGGCAGCGACGGTGGGTGCTGGCCTTCGAACGTGAAGTCGCCGACTAGCACGCCCGACGTGACGGCGTCGTCCCCGACCTCGTAGACGACGAGATCACTGCCGCCGCGAGCCACATAGTGCTGGCCGCCGAGGACGCGAATCCGGGGTGGGCTCAGGTCGACGATAATCGGGACCTGAAGAAGGGGCTCTCGGGGATTCAGGAATCCCGTGGGGGCGTAGTCGGTCGCGTAGACCTCGATCTGGCCGGAGCCTTCGGGGAGACCGAGCGCCTTGGCGTTCAGGTCGAGTCGCACCGTCCGATCCGTCACGCCGCTGCCCAGGAAGCCGGCGTCTGGGATCTGCTCTTCGGCGAGCAGGACCAGTGTACCGTCGGGCCGCCGGGCCATGATCTCGTAGCTCGCGAGGCCGGCCCGGCCGGTGGTGAGGGCGACCTCGAGCGGGGTGGCGGTGCCGACCAGGTCGATCGGGCGCGCGAGTCTCGCACTTGGCCCGCCCGTCCCGGACCACAACACCCACCCGCCTCCGGTCACCACGATGATGAGGGTGGTCCAAAGGAGAAGGCGCCGCCCGAGACGACGGGGGCGTTCGCGTCGACCGAAGGTATCGCGCATGGCGCCGACCTATAGGTGACCGCCCGCCGCCCGTCGACCCGGGTCGCCCGACTTTTCCTGACAAGCGTTTCAGCGCCGCGGGCGTCGCCGTCCGCGCTCCAGGGCCCTTGCGGCCCGGTCGTCGGCTAGGCGCGTCGATCGGGTGGCGGCCAGTGCTTCCAGGGCGGCGGCGATTCCTTCGGGGCCCTCGGCCGTGGGGCTTCCGCTCGGGCGGGGCGGGGCGGGTAGGGCCTCCGTGGGGGGCGTGCCCGAGCCGCGGGAGCGCAGCCTGCGGCGGCGCCCGGTGGTGTCGGGGCTCGCCATCGGGCCCGACACCAGCCGAATTCGCCGAACGACGTTTTTTCCTATATTTTGATTGATCTTAGCTGCAATCTCGGGGCCGAGCAGAGTTAGTTCTTGACGCCAGACAGCGTCTGGGGCGGATAGCGTCAGTTCGTCGCGGCGGAGTCGGATGGGCGCGGCGCGTGCGGCGACACGTGGTCCGACGATATCGGCCCAGTTTTCCGCGATTCGCCAAATGATCGAGGTGGCCTCGAGCCCAGCCCCCCGAAGGGCGCCGTCGAGTAGATCGGAAAGCTTGAGAATCATAGCTTGACAGGCACCCTTCCGGAGTCAAGAGGCCGGGGGAGGCAATCTCGTTTGACAGCACTACATCTTGTGTGGCTTATGCACGCTGCACACAAGATCGGGTGACCGCTCGGGGGGGCGGCATCAGATAGGCGGCCCTCGAAACGACGTTTTCTGGTACCCTGGAGACAGGGGCCGGAGGGCCGGACCCGGTGGCGGCCAGGACGAAGGACGACAGGGAAACAGGCGAAGGAAACGGCGCGGGATTCGGTAGGGCGCGGGTGGGCGATGCCCCGGCCGCCGTCGGACCCGGGCCGAACACCGGGCTCACGAGGAGGGGGACAGTACGTGGAGACTTCGACGCAGAAAGATCGACGAGGGGCTTCGGCAGGCGAGGCATCGGTGGGAACCCCTTCGGGGGCGACTGGTGCGGCTGTAGCGCCGAACCGGGCGGCTCGGCCCGCCGGCGGGAAGGGCATTGAGTTCGAGCGCCGGTTTACCCTGGCCGATGACGGGTCGCGGATCGACCCGATGGGCAGCGAGGACTGGGAGCGTCGAACCGCGATGATTTCCGGCGAGGGCGGCGACGTCGTCTTCGAGCAGAAGGATGTCGAGGTTCCTGTGAAGTGGTCCCAGTTGGCCACCAATGTCGTCGCGTCGAAGTACTTTCGGGGCCAGCTCGGCACTGACCAGCGAGAGACCAGCGTAAAGCAGCTCATCGGCCGAGTGGTCGGGTCCGTCCGGACCTGGGGCCTCGACCAGGGATACTTCAAGACGCCGGCCCAGGCCGACATCTTCTCTGACGAGCTGTCCCACCTGCTGCTGAAGCAGAAGGCCTCCTTCAATTCCCCGGTCTGGTTCAACGTCGGGGTCGAGAAGAACCCCCAGTGTTCGGCCTGCTTCATCCTGTCGGTCGACGATACCATGGACTCGATCCTCGACTGGTATCGCCGCGAGGGTGTGATCTTCAAGGGCGGTTCGGGCTCCGGCGTGAACCTCTCCAAGATCCGCTCCTCTCGCGAGGCGCTCGCCGGTGGCGGGACCGCGTCCGGGCCCGTTTCGTTCATGCGGGCGGCCGACGCTTCGGCCGGAGTCATCAAGTCGGGCGGCAAGACGCGCCGTGCGGCCAAGATGGTGGTCCTCGACGTCGACCACCCGGATATCTTCGACTTCGTGTCGTGCAAAGCCGACGAGGAGCGCAAGGCCTGGGCCCTGATTGATGCCGGCTATGACGGCTCGCTCGACGGCCCCGCCTACAGCTCGATCTTCTTCCAGAACGCGAACAACTCGGTGCGCGTCACCGAGGACTTCATGCAGGCCGTCGAGGCCGACCGGGAGTGGACGACCAAGGCCGTGACCAACGGTGCCAAGATCGACAGCTACCGCGCCCGGGACCTCATGACGAAGATCTCCGAAGCCGCGCACTTCTGCGGCGATCCGGGCATGCAGTTCGATACGACGATCAACGAATGGCACACCTGCCCGAACTCCGGTCGGATCAACGCCTCGAACCCCTGCAGCGAGTACATGCACCTGGATGACTCGGCCTGCAATCTGGCGTCGATCAACCTGATGGAATTCCTGAACGAGTCAGGCGACCTGGACACCACCGCACTCAAGCACGCGGTCGATATCCTGATCACGGCCATGGACATTCTAGTAGACGCGTCGAGCTACCCGACCGAGCAGATCGGCAAGAACGCTCACGCGTTCCGCGAGCTCGGCCTGGGCTACGCGAACCTCGGTGCCCTGCTGATGGAGCTGGGTCTGCCTTACGACTCGGAGGCGGGACGCCAGTACGCGGCGGCCATCACTGCCCTCGTTTGCGGCCAGGCGTATCTGCAGTCGGCGCACGTCGCCGGCGAGATGGGGCCCTTCGAGGGCTACGAGGTGAACCGTGAGCCGATGGACGGTGTGATCGAGAAGCATCGCGCGCATGCGATGAAGCTCTCGACCACGCACGTACCTCTCGAGTTGCTGCACGCCGCCCGGACCTCTTGGGACCAGGCGCTGGCTGCGGGCCGTCAGCACGGCTTCCGGAACTCTCAGGCTACGGTTTTGGCGCCCACGGGAACCATCGCATTCATGATGGATTGTGACACGACGGGCATCGAGCCGGACATCGCGCTGGTGAAGTACAAGAAACTCGTCGGTGGGGGCATGCTCAAGATGGTGAACAACACCGTCCCGGGCGCGCTGAAGCGACTAGGCTACGATTCGAAGGACGTCCAGGCGATCGTGGAGTATCTCGAGAGCGAGGACACGATCGAAGGGGCGCCGGGCCTGCTCGACGAGCACCAGCCGATCTTCGACTGCGCGTTCAAGGCGGCACGGGGAACTCGGACCATCGCCCCCGACGGGCACCTGCGGATGATGGGTGCGGTCCAGCCGTTCCTCTCGGGTGCCATCTCCAAGACGATCAACATGCCGACCGACACCACGACGCAGGACGTGCAGGACGCGTTCATGCTGGCCTGGAAGCTCGGTCTGAAGGCCGTCGCGATCTATCGCGACGGCTGCAAGCGCACGCAGCCGCTCAATACGTCGCGTAGCGCGGATTCGACGAAGGAAGCGGCCCCGGAGGCCGCGGCGTCGGCCGTGCCGGCGGAGGCCGTGACCGCGGAGGCGCAGGCGGTTCGTCGCCGGCTGCCGTCCGATTGTCGGTCGGTCCGGCACAAGTTCGATGTTGCCGGGCACGAGGGGTACATCCACGTCGGTTTCTACGACGACGGGACCCCCGGTGAGATCTTCATCAAGATGGCCAAGGAGGGCAGCACGATCTCCGGTCTGATGGACACGATCGCCACGCTGACGTCGATGTCCCTTCAGTACGGCGTGCCTCTAGACGCTCTGGTGAGCAAGTTCGGCCATGTGCGGTTCGAGCCGTCCGGCTTCACGAAAAACCCGGAGATCCCATACGCGAAGTCCATCACCGACTACATCTTCCGATTTCTGGGGGTGCGCTTCCTGGCCGCCGAGAAGCGGAGCCTGGCGGGGCTCGCTACAGAAGGCGAGTCGGCTGACGCGACCGATGCAGGCACGGCGGAGACGGTCGTCGGCACGACGGTCACCGGCGTGGCCGATCAGGGCGCGGTGGCCTTCCAGCCTCAGTCAGATGCGCCGAGCTGCTCGGACTGCGGATCGATCATGATCCGAAACGGCTCCTGCTACCGGTGCTCCAACTGCGGGGCGACGAGCGGCTGCTCGTAGAATCGAGAACGTAAAGCGTTGCGGCTGCGGAATACCCGGCGCAGCTGCGATTGAGGAGGACACGGTGGTGAGTGGGGTCGTGTGGGTC
This DNA window, taken from Candidatus Binatia bacterium, encodes the following:
- a CDS encoding M23 family metallopeptidase encodes the protein MRDTFGRRERPRRLGRRLLLWTTLIIVVTGGGWVLWSGTGGPSARLARPIDLVGTATPLEVALTTGRAGLASYEIMARRPDGTLVLLAEEQIPDAGFLGSGVTDRTVRLDLNAKALGLPEGSGQIEVYATDYAPTGFLNPREPLLQVPIIVDLSPPRIRVLGGQHYVARGGSDLVVYEVGDDAVTSGVLVGDFTFEGQHPPSLPQNIRVALYAVPHDAEASVVPKVIAADAAGNGRVVSFPVQVRPKTFPSEEIRVSDGFIDATVRPLLEESDKPIPDDPVEAFLAVNRVMRRASEKELKKLTKESNPAFALSGAFRQQPGTKVGSRFAERRSYLYGDRIVDHQYHLGYDLASVKQTPILAAQDGTISASIDLGIYGNVVLIDHGLGLSSLYAHLSSSNVEPGDSVVAGQPVGRSGQTGLASGDHLHFSVLVRGQHVDPIEWWDPRWVRLRILEPLAEAGSGDALPQDASSR
- a CDS encoding acyl-CoA dehydrogenase family protein is translated as MDFDDTSEEAAFRSEARAWLEKNATRLGPQQRPATIPEFRKRSDAILRAKEWMACKADGRWACLTWPEEFGGRAASRIQNVIWEQEELRFRTAPNMFTIGQGMLGPTIMAHGTEEQKARYLGPMLRADEVWCQLFSEPAAGSDLAGLATRAVRSGDDWIVNGQKIWTSGAQYCDFGMLLTRTNPDHPKHKGITYLIVDMRSPGIEVRPIRQMSGASTFNEVFFTDLRVPDGNRIGEVNEGWRGALTTLMNERQTLSGGGVGPGFAELLELARTVRRGGRPAVEDAAVRARLADIYVRQKGVQYARYRSLSALSRGATPGPESSIGKIVSAPLRQEMSGFALELLGPAGATVNAREVPLGASFAESYLASPGGRIAGGTDEVLRNIVAERVLGLPPEPRVDKGVPFSKIPTGSDS
- a CDS encoding vitamin B12-dependent ribonucleotide reductase; this translates as MGTPSGATGAAVAPNRAARPAGGKGIEFERRFTLADDGSRIDPMGSEDWERRTAMISGEGGDVVFEQKDVEVPVKWSQLATNVVASKYFRGQLGTDQRETSVKQLIGRVVGSVRTWGLDQGYFKTPAQADIFSDELSHLLLKQKASFNSPVWFNVGVEKNPQCSACFILSVDDTMDSILDWYRREGVIFKGGSGSGVNLSKIRSSREALAGGGTASGPVSFMRAADASAGVIKSGGKTRRAAKMVVLDVDHPDIFDFVSCKADEERKAWALIDAGYDGSLDGPAYSSIFFQNANNSVRVTEDFMQAVEADREWTTKAVTNGAKIDSYRARDLMTKISEAAHFCGDPGMQFDTTINEWHTCPNSGRINASNPCSEYMHLDDSACNLASINLMEFLNESGDLDTTALKHAVDILITAMDILVDASSYPTEQIGKNAHAFRELGLGYANLGALLMELGLPYDSEAGRQYAAAITALVCGQAYLQSAHVAGEMGPFEGYEVNREPMDGVIEKHRAHAMKLSTTHVPLELLHAARTSWDQALAAGRQHGFRNSQATVLAPTGTIAFMMDCDTTGIEPDIALVKYKKLVGGGMLKMVNNTVPGALKRLGYDSKDVQAIVEYLESEDTIEGAPGLLDEHQPIFDCAFKAARGTRTIAPDGHLRMMGAVQPFLSGAISKTINMPTDTTTQDVQDAFMLAWKLGLKAVAIYRDGCKRTQPLNTSRSADSTKEAAPEAAASAVPAEAVTAEAQAVRRRLPSDCRSVRHKFDVAGHEGYIHVGFYDDGTPGEIFIKMAKEGSTISGLMDTIATLTSMSLQYGVPLDALVSKFGHVRFEPSGFTKNPEIPYAKSITDYIFRFLGVRFLAAEKRSLAGLATEGESADATDAGTAETVVGTTVTGVADQGAVAFQPQSDAPSCSDCGSIMIRNGSCYRCSNCGATSGCS